The proteins below come from a single Candidatus Methanomethylophilaceae archaeon genomic window:
- the cas3 gene encoding CRISPR-associated helicase Cas3' yields the protein MAGMVAHIRNDGTMQDLENHLIAVGKIAENNCNKVGLDDVGFLLGLLHDLGKATDEFQSYIMGRSVASRGEIDHSTAGAQYLNEISGYGSDLSKQLSVQIMALGIMSHHSGLIDCIDGEGRDVYGGRIGKARSKTRIDEAMRSIGPGYKNLVDDCAMRALDSMESLVNKIIKCSKDKKDRGLFALGLLSRFVLSCLIDADHRDTSEFEYGKKEPKSADWGRLSDLLESKLESFDRQDSISEIRSKISDSCFMASSRARGIYTLSVPTGGGKTLSSLRFALNHAKSHGMDRIIYVIPYTSIIEQNAKVIRDVLSDDGSIVCEYHSNVDLGNDDDSSNLRYDPWDAPIIVTTMVQFLDTLFNSGTRRTRRMQSLARATLIFDEIQTLPVKTVYMFNEAINFLTRWCGSTAVMCTATQPLLGEIDHYPLATTDNSEIVDDIAGLEESLRRVVPEVKRGKYDAGAISQLVEELIENYESILVVTNTKSMAADVYGNVVGSIPPAVSSYHLSANMCPAHRSDTIAQMKKVLGKGKVVCVSTQLIEAGVDVDFNVVIRCMAGIDSIVQSAGRCNRNNKMQGLGRLFVVETDENVSHLKDIEVGRRCTRSVIEEFDDILSPESVSRYYRYYFFNRSEDMRYPTGNPDRPLFQMLSVNSEAAKMFVGRYGAKPKLLRQSFSEANRCFEVIEGVRGVIVSYNDESKEIISSLCSENPGEDSRQLMRKAQRYTVNTYRFDELMRSGAIKEVAEATGIYYLVDGFYDDHYGLREDSRMETMIMRGKP from the coding sequence ATGGCAGGGATGGTGGCGCACATCAGAAATGATGGCACTATGCAAGATTTGGAGAATCACCTCATCGCCGTAGGAAAGATCGCTGAGAATAACTGCAACAAAGTAGGGCTTGACGACGTGGGATTCCTTTTGGGCCTCCTGCACGATCTCGGAAAAGCCACGGATGAATTTCAGAGCTATATTATGGGCCGTTCCGTAGCCTCGCGGGGGGAGATAGACCACTCCACCGCCGGCGCTCAATACCTGAATGAAATCTCCGGGTACGGTTCAGATCTCAGCAAGCAATTGTCAGTGCAGATAATGGCTCTGGGAATCATGTCCCACCATTCGGGGCTGATCGACTGCATTGACGGCGAGGGCAGGGACGTATACGGAGGCCGCATAGGGAAAGCACGTTCCAAGACGCGGATAGATGAGGCCATGCGTTCTATAGGCCCCGGATATAAGAACCTGGTGGATGACTGCGCAATGCGGGCTCTGGATTCCATGGAATCCCTGGTGAACAAAATAATCAAGTGCTCTAAGGACAAAAAAGACCGTGGCCTATTCGCTCTCGGGCTTCTTTCAAGATTTGTTCTCAGCTGTCTGATTGATGCGGATCACAGGGATACGTCGGAGTTCGAGTACGGGAAAAAAGAACCTAAATCTGCAGATTGGGGCAGGCTTTCTGACTTATTGGAAAGCAAATTGGAAAGCTTCGACAGACAGGATAGCATATCCGAAATTAGGTCGAAGATATCCGATTCTTGTTTCATGGCTTCTAGCAGGGCGCGTGGAATATACACCCTGTCAGTCCCGACGGGCGGAGGGAAAACGCTTTCGAGCCTCAGATTCGCATTGAACCATGCCAAATCACACGGCATGGATCGCATCATCTATGTGATCCCTTACACGTCCATTATTGAGCAGAACGCCAAAGTGATCAGGGATGTGCTATCCGATGACGGCAGCATCGTATGTGAGTACCATTCCAACGTGGACCTCGGCAACGATGACGACAGCTCTAACCTTCGCTACGACCCCTGGGACGCACCCATCATAGTAACCACGATGGTGCAATTCCTTGATACACTTTTCAACTCCGGGACGAGACGCACCCGCCGTATGCAGAGCCTCGCCAGGGCGACCCTGATATTCGATGAGATCCAGACCCTCCCCGTGAAGACCGTGTACATGTTCAACGAAGCCATCAATTTCTTGACAAGGTGGTGCGGATCCACTGCGGTCATGTGCACTGCCACCCAGCCCCTGCTCGGAGAGATAGATCATTACCCGTTGGCTACCACTGACAATTCCGAGATAGTTGATGACATTGCAGGATTGGAGGAATCGTTGAGGCGCGTCGTTCCCGAGGTCAAGAGGGGGAAGTATGATGCCGGAGCGATATCTCAGCTGGTGGAAGAGCTCATCGAGAATTACGAGTCCATTCTGGTGGTGACGAATACCAAATCGATGGCCGCGGATGTATACGGCAACGTGGTAGGGTCCATTCCGCCCGCTGTATCGTCGTACCATTTGAGCGCCAATATGTGCCCAGCCCACCGCTCCGACACGATCGCTCAAATGAAAAAGGTTCTCGGAAAAGGAAAGGTCGTATGCGTGAGCACCCAGCTTATAGAAGCGGGCGTAGACGTAGACTTCAACGTGGTGATACGCTGCATGGCAGGGATAGACTCCATAGTTCAATCCGCAGGGCGCTGCAATCGCAACAACAAGATGCAGGGCCTCGGAAGGCTGTTCGTCGTCGAGACCGACGAGAATGTGAGCCACCTCAAAGACATAGAGGTTGGGCGCAGATGCACGCGCTCCGTAATCGAAGAGTTCGACGACATATTATCCCCCGAATCCGTGTCACGCTATTACAGATACTATTTCTTCAACCGCTCCGAAGACATGCGGTATCCTACGGGGAATCCGGACCGCCCCCTGTTCCAGATGCTATCCGTCAACAGCGAGGCAGCGAAAATGTTTGTCGGCCGCTATGGGGCGAAGCCCAAGCTCCTCCGCCAGTCCTTCTCGGAAGCCAACCGCTGTTTCGAAGTCATAGAGGGCGTCCGGGGGGTCATTGTAAGCTACAACGACGAGTCCAAGGAAATCATTTCATCGCTCTGCTCCGAGAATCCCGGAGAAGATTCCCGCCAGCTGATGAGGAAGGCGCAGAGATATACAGTCAACACATACCGTTTCGACGAGCTGATGAGATCCGGCGCCATCAAAGAGGT